A genomic window from Brevibacillus agri includes:
- a CDS encoding DUF3343 domain-containing protein translates to MEGETVLIAFDSTQQALRAEMLLEYEDIDIDTRPTPKEITAGCALSIEFPLPDYSRAKTIMEEQQVVIRGYFRQFAGRYQEVDEYGRQKERTE, encoded by the coding sequence ATGGAAGGAGAGACTGTACTGATTGCATTTGATTCCACACAGCAAGCTTTGCGTGCAGAAATGCTGCTGGAGTACGAAGATATTGATATCGACACAAGACCGACGCCAAAAGAGATAACGGCTGGCTGTGCCCTTTCCATTGAGTTTCCTTTGCCCGACTATTCTCGCGCGAAAACGATCATGGAAGAGCAGCAAGTAGTCATTCGAGGATATTTTCGTCAGTTTGCTGGCCGATACCAGGAGGTTGACGAATACGGCAGACAGAAGGAGAGGACAGAATGA
- a CDS encoding mechanosensitive ion channel family protein translates to MNTTNAEGFFQKLYNQIYDYLTDADMWVTVGMVLAKILAIIVASRIVVSLLHATVNRIFHHRHGGGKLQLDQRRVDTMRVLVNNIIQYTIYFLAILMILQLIGIDLRPVLVSAGVLGLAVGFGAQSLVRDIITGFFIIFEDQFAVGDVVTINNMTGTVQEIGLRITRVRSWTGEVFIFPNGTITQVTNFSLQNTLAVVDVSVAYEENLGQVEEVLKEVLAKAQAELTDIVAEPQILGVQALGPSEVVMRVTAECKPNTHHGVNRNLRAMIRTEFTKRGIQIPYPKIVAMSGKAQGQA, encoded by the coding sequence ATGAATACTACAAATGCAGAAGGCTTTTTTCAAAAGCTGTACAACCAAATTTACGACTATCTCACAGATGCCGACATGTGGGTAACTGTAGGGATGGTGCTGGCGAAAATTTTGGCGATCATCGTTGCCTCGCGTATCGTTGTTTCGTTGTTGCACGCGACAGTCAACCGCATTTTTCATCATCGCCACGGAGGCGGCAAGCTCCAACTGGATCAACGCCGTGTCGATACGATGCGCGTGCTCGTTAACAATATCATTCAGTACACGATTTATTTCCTGGCGATTTTGATGATCTTGCAACTGATCGGGATCGACTTGCGGCCTGTGTTGGTGAGCGCAGGGGTGCTCGGGCTGGCTGTCGGCTTTGGGGCGCAAAGTCTCGTGCGCGATATTATCACTGGTTTCTTTATCATTTTTGAAGACCAGTTTGCTGTAGGGGATGTCGTGACGATCAATAACATGACCGGGACCGTACAGGAGATTGGCCTGCGGATCACACGCGTGCGCAGTTGGACGGGAGAAGTATTTATTTTCCCGAACGGAACCATTACGCAAGTGACCAATTTTTCACTGCAAAATACGTTGGCTGTTGTGGATGTCTCGGTAGCGTACGAGGAAAATCTGGGTCAGGTTGAAGAAGTGCTGAAAGAAGTGCTGGCAAAAGCGCAAGCCGAGCTGACAGATATCGTGGCGGAGCCACAAATTTTGGGCGTACAAGCATTGGGGCCGTCTGAGGTCGTCATGCGGGTGACTGCCGAGTGCAAGCCGAACACCCACCACGGCGTCAATCGCAACCTGCGGGCGATGATTCGCACCGAGTTTACCAAACGGGGCATTCAGATTCCGTATCCGAAAATCGTCGCGATGTCGGGCAAGGCACAAGGCCAAGCATAG